The Pseudomonas allokribbensis genome has a window encoding:
- a CDS encoding 3-oxoacyl-ACP reductase produces MSDRYIDFANSSIGHRLVGALGLPSPVRLERWQAGRLRPVEGALLIGGGPLAERVSAFANRLTDAIYRYGDQPAAATQWIPGHGPKLKAVVFDASELQHTDQLKQLREFFQPLMKNLDSSAHLVILGRAPETLREPFAASAQRALEGFSRSLAKELRSGGTLQLIYVGEGVEDQLEGPLRFFLSPKSAFVSGQVIRLNPCATPVTDWTRPLAGRKALVTGAARGIGASIAETLARDGAEVILLDVPPAKTDLEALAARLGGRAITLDICAEDAAAQLIEQLPDGLDILVHNAGITRDKTLANMTPEFWDAVLAVNLNAPQVLTKALLDSGTLRDNARVILLASISGIAGNRGQTNYAASKAGLIGLAQAWAPTLLERGISINAVAPGFIETQMTAHIPFGLREAGRRMSSLGQGGLPQDVAEAVAWLAQPGTGAFTGQALRVCGQSVLGA; encoded by the coding sequence ATGTCTGACCGCTATATCGACTTCGCCAACTCGTCCATCGGCCACCGTCTGGTCGGGGCCCTGGGCCTGCCGTCGCCGGTGCGGCTGGAACGCTGGCAGGCCGGGCGCCTGCGGCCGGTGGAGGGTGCACTGCTGATCGGCGGCGGGCCGCTGGCCGAACGGGTCAGCGCCTTCGCCAACCGGCTGACGGATGCCATTTATCGCTACGGCGATCAGCCAGCGGCCGCCACCCAATGGATTCCCGGCCATGGCCCGAAACTCAAGGCGGTGGTGTTCGACGCCAGTGAATTGCAGCACACCGACCAGCTCAAGCAACTGCGCGAGTTCTTCCAGCCATTGATGAAGAACCTCGACAGCAGCGCGCATCTGGTGATCCTCGGCCGCGCCCCGGAAACCCTGCGCGAACCGTTCGCCGCCAGTGCTCAGCGGGCACTTGAAGGTTTCTCCCGCTCGCTGGCCAAGGAGCTGCGCAGCGGCGGCACCCTGCAATTGATCTACGTGGGCGAAGGCGTCGAGGATCAGCTCGAAGGGCCGCTGCGGTTTTTCCTCTCGCCGAAAAGTGCATTTGTCTCCGGGCAGGTGATTCGTCTGAATCCTTGTGCCACACCGGTGACCGACTGGACGCGCCCTCTGGCCGGGCGCAAGGCGCTGGTCACCGGCGCGGCGCGGGGTATCGGCGCCTCCATCGCCGAGACGTTGGCCCGTGATGGCGCCGAGGTGATCCTGCTCGACGTGCCGCCAGCAAAAACCGATCTGGAAGCTCTGGCCGCTCGCCTCGGCGGGCGCGCCATCACCCTCGACATCTGCGCCGAAGACGCCGCCGCGCAGTTGATCGAACAGTTGCCGGACGGCCTCGACATTCTGGTGCACAACGCCGGCATCACCCGCGACAAGACCCTGGCCAACATGACGCCCGAGTTCTGGGACGCGGTGCTGGCGGTCAATCTCAACGCCCCGCAAGTGTTGACCAAGGCGCTGCTCGACAGCGGCACCCTGCGCGATAACGCGCGGGTGATTCTGCTCGCCTCGATCAGCGGCATCGCCGGCAACCGCGGGCAAACCAATTACGCAGCGAGCAAGGCCGGGCTGATCGGACTGGCCCAGGCCTGGGCACCGACGCTGCTGGAGCGTGGCATCAGCATCAACGCCGTGGCGCCGGGTTTCATCGAAACCCAGATGACCGCGCACATTCCCTTTGGCCTGCGCGAAGCCGGGCGGCGCATGAGTTCGCTGGGCCAGGGTGGCCTGCCACAAGACGTCGCCGAAGCCGTGGCCTGGCTGGCGCAACCGGGCACCGGTGCCTTCACCGGACAGGCATTGCGGGTCTGTGGACAAAGTGTTCTGGGGGCTTAG
- a CDS encoding acetyl-CoA C-acetyltransferase — MSQLRRVAIIGGNRIPFARSNGPYATASNQVMLTAALEGLIERYNLHGQRMGEVVAGAVLKLSRDMNLTRECVLGSRLSPATPAYDIQQACGTGLEAALLVANKIALGQIDCGIAGGVDTTSDAPISVSEGLRKILLQANRAKTTGDKLKTFLQLRPKHLIPEFPRNGEPRTGLSMGQHCELMAQTWNIPREEQDQLALESHHKLAASYSEGWHNDLMTPFLGLTRDNNLRPDLTLEKLATLKPAFEKSAKGTLTAGNSTPLTDGASVVLLGSEEWAKERGLPILAYLRDGEAAAVDFVNGAEGLLMAPVYAVPRLLARNGLTLQDFDYYEIHEAFAAQVLCTLKAWEDPEYCKTRLGLDAPLGSIDRSRLNVKGSSLAAGHPFAATGGRIVANLAKLLDAAGRGRGLISICAAGGQGVTAIIER; from the coding sequence ATGAGTCAGCTGCGCCGCGTCGCGATCATTGGTGGCAACCGCATCCCATTCGCCCGTTCCAACGGGCCGTATGCCACCGCGAGCAATCAGGTGATGCTCACCGCCGCCCTTGAAGGCCTGATCGAACGCTACAACCTGCACGGCCAGCGCATGGGCGAAGTGGTTGCGGGGGCGGTGCTGAAACTGTCACGGGATATGAACCTGACCCGCGAATGCGTGCTCGGCTCGCGCCTGTCGCCGGCAACGCCTGCCTATGACATCCAGCAGGCCTGCGGCACTGGCCTGGAAGCGGCGCTGCTGGTGGCCAACAAGATTGCCCTCGGCCAGATCGATTGCGGCATTGCCGGCGGCGTCGACACCACGTCGGACGCGCCGATCAGCGTCAGTGAAGGCCTGCGCAAGATCCTCCTGCAAGCCAACCGCGCCAAGACCACTGGCGACAAGCTCAAGACCTTCCTGCAATTGCGTCCGAAACACCTGATCCCCGAGTTCCCGCGCAACGGCGAACCGCGCACCGGCCTGTCGATGGGCCAACACTGCGAATTGATGGCGCAGACCTGGAACATTCCTCGCGAAGAGCAGGATCAACTGGCACTCGAAAGCCACCACAAACTTGCTGCGTCCTACAGCGAAGGCTGGCACAACGACCTGATGACGCCGTTCCTCGGCCTGACCCGCGACAACAACCTGCGCCCGGACCTGACCCTGGAAAAGCTCGCGACCCTGAAACCGGCCTTCGAGAAAAGCGCCAAAGGCACGCTGACCGCCGGCAACTCCACGCCACTGACCGATGGCGCCTCGGTGGTGTTGCTTGGCAGTGAGGAGTGGGCGAAAGAACGTGGTCTGCCGATCCTTGCGTACCTGCGGGACGGCGAAGCGGCGGCGGTGGACTTCGTCAATGGTGCCGAAGGATTGCTGATGGCCCCGGTGTATGCGGTGCCGCGTTTGCTGGCGCGCAATGGTCTGACCTTGCAGGACTTCGATTACTACGAAATCCACGAGGCATTTGCCGCGCAAGTGTTGTGCACGCTCAAGGCCTGGGAAGATCCGGAGTACTGCAAGACCCGGCTGGGGCTGGATGCGCCGTTGGGGTCGATTGATCGCAGCCGCTTGAACGTCAAGGGCAGCTCATTGGCGGCGGGGCATCCGTTTGCGGCGACGGGCGGGCGGATCGTGGCCAATCTGGCGAAGTTGCTGGATGCGGCGGGGCGGGGGCGTGGGTTGATTTCGATTTGTGCGGCGGGGGGGCAGGGTGTCACCGCCATTATCGAGCGCTAA
- a CDS encoding methyl-accepting chemotaxis protein, whose protein sequence is MAEAAGRQREAVDMVSTAFHEMVATANEVARSCSQAAESADSGQRQAREGQQQIDAAVHSVDQLSQELEQSAQSMQQLERDSNDIQSILGTIRSIAEQTNLLALNAAIEAARAGEQGRGFAVVADEVRALAKRTADSTAEIDGLLGNLAKRTSAVTQQMRASLDVSQQSVTRIGEARASFGQIRESVDVIRDMNTQIATAAEEQHQVAEDINRHISQIHGDAQLVAELANSARLDSQSLAGLSNELDGLVRRFRT, encoded by the coding sequence ATGGCCGAAGCCGCCGGACGCCAGCGTGAAGCCGTGGACATGGTCTCGACCGCATTCCACGAAATGGTCGCCACCGCCAACGAAGTCGCCCGCTCGTGCAGCCAGGCAGCAGAGTCGGCCGACAGCGGCCAGCGCCAGGCTCGCGAAGGTCAGCAGCAGATCGACGCAGCAGTGCACAGCGTCGATCAACTGAGCCAGGAACTGGAGCAGTCGGCGCAGTCGATGCAACAACTGGAGCGCGACAGCAACGACATCCAGTCGATTCTCGGCACCATCCGTTCCATCGCCGAACAGACCAACCTGCTGGCGCTCAACGCCGCCATCGAGGCTGCGCGGGCCGGTGAGCAAGGCCGTGGTTTTGCGGTGGTGGCCGATGAGGTTCGCGCACTGGCCAAACGTACGGCGGATTCGACGGCGGAAATCGACGGTCTGCTGGGCAACCTTGCCAAGCGCACCAGCGCCGTGACCCAACAAATGCGCGCCAGCCTCGATGTGTCGCAGCAATCGGTGACGCGAATCGGCGAGGCGCGGGCGAGTTTTGGTCAGATCCGTGAATCGGTGGATGTGATTCGTGACATGAATACCCAGATCGCCACGGCCGCCGAAGAGCAGCATCAGGTGGCCGAGGACATCAATCGGCATATCAGCCAGATTCATGGTGATGCGCAACTGGTGGCGGAGCTGGCGAATTCGGCGCGGCTGGATTCGCAGAGTCTGGCGGGGTTGTCGAATGAGCTGGATGGGTTGGTGCGAAGGTTCCGGACTTGA
- a CDS encoding PA4780 family RIO1-like protein kinase, translating into MKTPKRIEPLIEDGLVDEVLRPLMSGKEAAVYVVRCGNQLRCAKVYKEANKRSFRQAAEYQEGRKVRNSRQARAMAKGSKFGRKEAEDAWQNAEVAALFRLANAGVRVPKPYDFLEGVLLMELVADEYGDAAPRLNDVVLEPDQAREYHAFLISQIVLMLCTGLVHGDLSEFNVLLTPTGPVIIDLPQAVDAAGNNHAFSMLERDVGNMASYFGRFAPELKKTKYAKEMWALYEAGTLHPASVLTGEFDDPEDLADVGGVLREIEAARLDEERKQAIRAADDEPKGKSDEPPPPPWMQ; encoded by the coding sequence ATGAAGACTCCAAAACGCATTGAACCCCTGATCGAGGACGGTCTGGTCGACGAAGTGCTGCGTCCACTCATGAGTGGCAAAGAAGCAGCTGTTTATGTGGTGCGCTGCGGCAATCAGTTACGTTGCGCAAAGGTCTACAAGGAGGCGAACAAACGCAGTTTCCGCCAGGCGGCCGAGTATCAGGAAGGCCGCAAGGTTCGTAACAGCCGACAGGCCCGGGCGATGGCCAAGGGTTCCAAGTTCGGGCGCAAGGAGGCCGAAGACGCTTGGCAGAACGCCGAAGTCGCGGCGTTGTTCCGCCTGGCCAACGCCGGTGTGCGTGTGCCCAAGCCGTACGATTTCCTCGAAGGCGTGCTGCTGATGGAACTGGTGGCCGACGAATACGGCGACGCCGCGCCGCGTCTGAACGATGTGGTACTGGAACCGGATCAGGCCCGCGAATACCACGCGTTCCTGATTTCGCAGATCGTGCTGATGTTGTGTACCGGCCTGGTGCACGGTGACCTCTCGGAGTTCAACGTGCTGCTGACGCCGACCGGCCCGGTCATCATCGACTTGCCGCAAGCGGTGGATGCGGCGGGCAACAACCACGCGTTCAGCATGCTGGAGCGTGACGTCGGCAACATGGCGTCGTACTTCGGCCGGTTCGCCCCGGAGTTGAAAAAGACCAAGTACGCCAAGGAAATGTGGGCGTTGTACGAAGCGGGTACGTTGCACCCGGCCAGCGTGCTGACCGGCGAGTTCGACGATCCCGAGGACCTGGCCGATGTCGGCGGGGTCCTGCGCGAGATCGAAGCGGCGCGCCTGGATGAGGAGCGCAAGCAAGCCATCCGCGCGGCGGACGACGAGCCCAAGGGCAAGTCCGACGAACCGCCTCCGCCACCGTGGATGCAGTAA
- a CDS encoding MFS transporter, with product MTTTSRNARLIITARLISDFGAFLNMVALATYVYLLSNSAMSVGIFLASRVGGGIFASLIGTAFYRRCSGRLPLIAFDLLRAAVLGLLLIVPVSQQALLLPLIAFGLGFGNSMFAIGLNSQLPRLIEPAQLLKTNAWITSASSMAMVGGSLVSGLLVAGFGFETVFALNALTYLLAALLIAPLRFSAPEAVGQSSAKQGEWSALLQGLRSAPVVAAMLAVTMADTLGSAAHNVGFPIISKLLTPDSASTTLGLMLAVWASGKLLGARIASRLKGSENIHLERRYFGGVLLMSCGFILMFQQHSVVGLLLFSLPAGLGDGFSEVGLMSRLQREPERLRLPIFSFLTLLQMTGFGVGMLIAAPFYNWWAPGAVVLLFHGIPLATVLSMKVLLLRRERVARSSPTPVP from the coding sequence GTGACCACCACCTCCCGCAATGCCCGGCTGATCATCACGGCGCGGCTGATTTCCGATTTCGGCGCTTTCCTCAACATGGTTGCGCTGGCCACTTATGTCTACCTGCTGAGCAACAGCGCCATGAGCGTCGGGATTTTCCTGGCCAGTCGCGTGGGCGGCGGGATTTTCGCCAGCCTGATCGGCACCGCGTTTTATCGCCGATGCAGCGGTCGCTTGCCGTTGATTGCCTTCGATCTGCTGCGCGCCGCTGTGCTCGGGTTGTTGCTGATTGTGCCGGTCAGCCAGCAGGCGTTGTTGCTGCCGCTGATTGCGTTCGGCCTGGGCTTTGGCAATTCGATGTTCGCCATCGGCCTCAACAGCCAGTTGCCGCGCCTGATCGAGCCTGCGCAGTTGCTCAAGACCAATGCCTGGATCACGTCCGCCTCTTCCATGGCGATGGTCGGTGGCAGTCTGGTGTCCGGGCTGCTGGTCGCAGGGTTTGGCTTTGAAACGGTGTTCGCGTTGAATGCGCTGACCTATCTGCTGGCGGCACTGTTGATCGCGCCGCTGCGGTTCAGCGCACCGGAGGCCGTCGGCCAATCCAGCGCTAAACAGGGTGAATGGTCGGCGTTGTTGCAAGGCCTGCGCAGCGCCCCAGTGGTGGCGGCGATGCTGGCTGTCACGATGGCCGACACTTTGGGTAGCGCTGCACACAACGTCGGATTTCCGATCATTTCCAAACTGCTGACACCGGACTCGGCGAGCACCACGCTGGGCCTGATGCTCGCGGTATGGGCCAGTGGGAAATTGCTGGGCGCGCGAATCGCCAGTCGCCTGAAGGGCTCGGAAAACATCCATCTGGAGCGCAGGTACTTTGGCGGGGTGTTGCTGATGTCCTGCGGTTTCATCCTGATGTTCCAGCAGCACAGCGTCGTCGGGCTGTTGCTGTTTTCGCTGCCGGCCGGATTGGGTGACGGGTTTTCGGAAGTCGGCCTGATGTCACGTCTGCAACGGGAGCCGGAACGCCTGCGCCTGCCAATCTTCAGTTTCCTGACGCTGTTGCAGATGACCGGGTTCGGCGTCGGCATGCTGATCGCCGCACCGTTCTACAACTGGTGGGCGCCGGGTGCCGTGGTGCTGCTGTTCCACGGCATTCCCCTCGCCACTGTGCTGTCGATGAAAGTCCTGCTGCTCAGGCGCGAGCGGGTTGCGCGCAGCAGCCCGACGCCAGTTCCTTGA
- the cueR gene encoding Cu(I)-responsive transcriptional regulator — translation MNIGQAARHSGLSAKMIRYYESIGLLKAAHRTDSGYRVYGDDDLHTLAFIKRSRDLGFSLEEVGKLLTLWQDRQRASADVKALARQHIDELNQKIRELGELRDTLQDLVEHCQGDHRPDCPILKELASGCCAQPARA, via the coding sequence ATGAACATCGGCCAAGCGGCCCGCCACAGTGGCCTGAGCGCGAAGATGATCCGTTATTACGAGTCGATCGGCCTGCTCAAGGCCGCCCATCGCACTGACAGCGGCTATCGCGTCTATGGCGACGATGACCTGCACACGCTGGCGTTCATCAAGCGCTCGCGGGACCTGGGCTTTTCGCTGGAGGAAGTCGGCAAACTGCTGACCCTCTGGCAGGACCGCCAGCGCGCCAGCGCCGATGTGAAGGCCCTGGCCCGCCAGCACATCGACGAGCTGAATCAGAAGATTCGCGAACTCGGCGAACTGCGCGACACCCTGCAGGATCTGGTCGAACACTGCCAGGGCGACCATCGCCCGGACTGCCCGATCCTCAAGGAACTGGCGTCGGGCTGCTGCGCGCAACCCGCTCGCGCCTGA
- a CDS encoding heavy metal translocating P-type ATPase: protein MSDSITFDLPISGMTCASCAGRVERALSKVSGASAVSVNLATEQARVQAPGDSLPALMEAVERAGYSVPQQTVELNIDGMTCASCVGRVERALNKVPGVKSVSVNLANERAHLELLGAVDPQLLIAAVSKAGYSASLFELEHQTDNRQQRLNHERWALICAIALALPLVLPMLLQPFGIHWMLPAWAQFALATPVQFIFGARFYVAAWKAVRAGAGNMDLLVALGTSAGYGLSLYEWATADGRMPHLYFEASAVVIALVLLGKYLESRAKRQTASAIRALEALRPERAIQVIEGREQDVAISALRLGDLVLVKPGERFPVDGEVLEGQSHADEALISGESLPVPKQPGDKVTGGAINGEGRLLVSTTALGAESVLARIIRLVEDAQAAKAPIQKLVDKVSQVFVPTVLLLALATLIGWWLYGAPLETALINAVAVLVIACPCALGLATPTAIMAGTGVAARHGILIKDAEALERAHEVSSVVFDKTGTLTSGTPRIAHFSAIDGDENALLTAAGALQRGSEHPLAKAVLDACAERNLTVPDVSDSQSLTGRGIAGHLDGRRLALGNRRLLEETGLDAGTLAESAKAWETEGRTLSWLIEQSPVPRVLGLFAFGDTLKPGALHAVQQLAARHIHSHLLTGDNRGSARVVAEALGIENVHAEVLPADKAATVAELKKTGVVAMVGDGINDAPALAAADIGIAMGGGTDVAMHAAGITLMRGDPRLVPAALEISRKTYAKIRQNLFWAFVYNLIGIPLAAFGFLNPVLAGAAMALSSVSVVSNALLLKTWKPENLEDNR from the coding sequence ATGTCCGATTCCATCACGTTCGATCTGCCCATCAGCGGCATGACCTGCGCCAGTTGCGCCGGCCGCGTCGAACGCGCCTTGAGTAAAGTCAGCGGCGCCAGTGCCGTCAGCGTCAACCTCGCCACCGAACAGGCCCGCGTGCAGGCACCCGGCGACAGCCTGCCAGCGCTGATGGAGGCGGTTGAACGTGCCGGTTACAGCGTGCCGCAGCAAACCGTGGAATTGAACATCGACGGCATGACCTGCGCCTCCTGCGTCGGCCGTGTCGAACGCGCCCTGAACAAGGTTCCGGGGGTGAAAAGCGTCAGCGTCAACCTAGCCAATGAACGCGCCCACCTCGAACTGCTTGGCGCTGTCGATCCGCAGCTCCTGATCGCCGCCGTGAGCAAGGCCGGTTATTCGGCCAGCCTCTTCGAACTTGAACACCAGACCGACAATCGCCAGCAACGCCTGAACCACGAGCGCTGGGCGCTGATCTGCGCCATCGCCCTCGCCTTGCCGCTGGTGCTGCCGATGCTGCTGCAACCGTTCGGCATTCACTGGATGCTGCCGGCCTGGGCGCAATTCGCTCTCGCTACCCCAGTGCAATTCATCTTCGGTGCACGTTTTTATGTGGCCGCATGGAAAGCCGTGCGCGCCGGTGCCGGCAACATGGACTTGCTGGTGGCCCTGGGCACCAGCGCCGGTTACGGTCTGAGTCTCTATGAATGGGCGACCGCTGACGGGCGCATGCCGCACCTGTATTTCGAGGCCTCGGCGGTGGTCATCGCTCTGGTGCTGCTCGGCAAATATCTGGAAAGCCGCGCCAAACGCCAGACCGCCAGCGCCATCCGCGCACTGGAAGCCTTGCGCCCGGAGCGAGCGATTCAAGTCATCGAGGGTCGCGAACAAGACGTCGCCATCAGCGCCCTGCGCCTCGGTGACCTCGTACTGGTCAAACCCGGCGAACGTTTCCCGGTGGACGGCGAGGTGCTGGAAGGCCAGAGCCACGCTGACGAAGCGCTGATCAGCGGCGAAAGCCTGCCAGTGCCCAAGCAACCGGGCGACAAGGTCACCGGCGGTGCAATCAACGGTGAAGGCCGCTTGCTGGTGAGCACCACGGCGCTCGGCGCGGAAAGCGTACTGGCGCGGATCATCCGCCTGGTGGAGGACGCTCAGGCGGCTAAGGCACCGATCCAGAAACTGGTGGATAAAGTCAGTCAGGTGTTCGTGCCGACGGTTCTGCTGCTGGCTCTCGCCACGCTGATCGGCTGGTGGCTGTACGGCGCGCCGCTGGAAACCGCATTGATCAACGCCGTCGCAGTGCTGGTGATCGCCTGCCCCTGCGCCCTCGGCCTGGCGACACCGACCGCGATCATGGCCGGCACCGGCGTGGCGGCGCGCCACGGGATTCTGATCAAGGACGCCGAAGCGCTGGAGCGCGCCCATGAAGTCAGCAGCGTGGTGTTCGACAAGACCGGCACCCTGACCTCTGGCACGCCTCGCATTGCGCATTTCAGTGCGATCGACGGTGATGAGAACGCCCTGCTGACAGCGGCCGGCGCGCTGCAACGCGGCAGTGAACACCCCTTGGCCAAAGCAGTGCTGGATGCCTGTGCCGAACGCAATCTGACGGTGCCCGACGTCAGCGACAGTCAGTCCCTGACCGGTCGCGGCATTGCCGGCCATCTCGACGGTCGGCGCCTCGCCCTGGGCAATCGCCGACTGCTGGAAGAAACCGGCCTGGACGCCGGCACGTTGGCGGAATCCGCCAAGGCGTGGGAAACCGAAGGCCGGACGCTGTCCTGGCTGATCGAACAAAGCCCCGTTCCCCGTGTCCTCGGCCTGTTCGCCTTCGGCGACACCCTCAAGCCCGGCGCGCTGCACGCGGTGCAACAACTGGCTGCGCGACATATCCACAGCCACCTGCTGACCGGCGACAACCGAGGCAGCGCCCGTGTGGTGGCCGAAGCGCTGGGCATCGAAAACGTCCACGCCGAAGTGCTGCCGGCGGACAAAGCCGCCACCGTCGCCGAGCTGAAAAAGACCGGCGTCGTGGCCATGGTCGGCGACGGCATCAACGACGCCCCGGCACTGGCCGCTGCCGATATCGGCATCGCCATGGGCGGCGGCACCGACGTGGCCATGCACGCCGCCGGCATCACCCTGATGCGCGGCGACCCTCGGCTGGTGCCGGCGGCGCTGGAGATCAGCCGCAAGACCTACGCGAAGATCCGGCAGAACCTGTTCTGGGCCTTCGTCTACAACCTGATCGGCATTCCGCTGGCGGCGTTCGGCTTCCTCAATCCGGTGCTGGCCGGCGCGGCGATGGCATTGTCGAGCGTCAGCGTGGTGAGCAATGCGCTACTGTTGAAAACCTGGAAACCCGAGAATCTGGAGGACAACCGATGA
- a CDS encoding heavy-metal-associated domain-containing protein yields the protein MQVFTVEGMSCGHCVKAVTQAVQSKDPAASVRVDLVAKEVGVESALSAEQVIEAISEEGYVIKLA from the coding sequence ATGCAAGTGTTCACTGTTGAAGGCATGTCCTGCGGTCACTGCGTCAAGGCCGTCACCCAGGCGGTGCAGAGCAAGGATCCGGCCGCCAGCGTGCGGGTCGATCTGGTGGCGAAGGAAGTCGGCGTCGAAAGTGCGTTGAGCGCCGAGCAGGTGATCGAGGCGATCAGCGAAGAAGGCTATGTCATCAAACTCGCCTGA
- a CDS encoding multidrug effflux MFS transporter — protein MNFRTILILGALTAFGPLAIDFYLPAFPTMALAFGTDEKHVQLTLSAYFFGLSIGQLAYGPVADRFGRRIPLLTGLVLFTLASLACAYAPNLEWLIGARFVQALGGCAGMVISRAVVADKCDAVGSAKVFSQLMLVMGLAPILAPMLGGLLVNTTGWQSIFLVLTGFSALAGLAVALGLPESLPAHVPRQPLSGALRQYGRLLTDPVYMGHALTGGIAIAGMFAYIAGSPFIFIKLYGVPAEHFGWLFGTNAAGFILVAQVNARLLAKRGPAFLLSRAVWVYFAAGLTLLAVSALHTEALWPLLIPLFICVASLGCISPNAAASAMNGQGARAGSASALLGSMQFSVAAGASALVGVLHDGTAVPMAMVISLCGLLVVSAAMLTRRIQNARALAKAQAEV, from the coding sequence ATGAACTTCCGTACCATTCTGATTCTCGGTGCCTTGACCGCTTTCGGTCCGTTGGCGATCGACTTCTATCTCCCCGCGTTTCCCACCATGGCGCTGGCGTTCGGCACCGATGAGAAACACGTCCAACTGACGCTGTCGGCTTACTTCTTTGGCCTGTCCATCGGTCAACTGGCCTACGGTCCGGTGGCGGATCGTTTCGGGCGGCGGATTCCATTGCTCACCGGCCTTGTGCTGTTCACCCTGGCGTCATTGGCCTGCGCTTATGCACCGAATCTGGAATGGCTGATTGGTGCGCGGTTCGTTCAGGCACTGGGCGGATGCGCCGGGATGGTGATTTCCCGGGCGGTGGTCGCTGACAAATGCGACGCTGTGGGTTCGGCGAAAGTCTTTTCGCAATTGATGCTGGTGATGGGGCTGGCGCCAATCCTGGCGCCGATGCTCGGCGGTCTGCTGGTCAATACGACGGGTTGGCAGTCGATCTTCCTGGTGCTGACCGGGTTCAGTGCCCTGGCCGGCCTGGCGGTGGCCCTCGGCCTGCCGGAAAGTCTGCCGGCCCATGTTCCGCGCCAGCCACTGTCCGGTGCTCTGCGTCAGTACGGTCGACTGCTGACCGACCCGGTCTACATGGGCCATGCCCTGACCGGCGGCATCGCGATTGCCGGGATGTTTGCCTACATTGCCGGCTCGCCTTTCATTTTCATCAAACTGTATGGCGTCCCGGCCGAGCATTTCGGCTGGCTGTTCGGCACCAACGCGGCGGGCTTCATTCTGGTGGCGCAGGTCAATGCGCGATTGTTGGCCAAGCGCGGCCCGGCGTTTCTGCTGTCACGGGCGGTCTGGGTTTACTTCGCTGCCGGGCTGACGCTGCTCGCGGTCAGCGCCCTGCACACCGAGGCACTGTGGCCGCTGCTGATTCCATTGTTCATTTGCGTGGCGAGTCTTGGTTGCATCAGCCCCAATGCGGCGGCGAGTGCGATGAACGGGCAGGGCGCTCGCGCCGGCAGTGCGTCAGCATTGCTCGGCAGCATGCAGTTCAGCGTCGCCGCCGGGGCTTCGGCGCTGGTGGGGGTTTTGCACGATGGCACAGCCGTGCCGATGGCCATGGTCATCAGCCTGTGCGGTCTGTTGGTGGTCAGCGCGGCAATGCTTACCCGGCGCATACAGAATGCCCGGGCGCTGGCAAAGGCGCAGGCCGAAGTCTGA
- a CDS encoding zinc-binding alcohol dehydrogenase family protein translates to MKAIAYYASLPISDEKSLQDIELPEPVAGPRDLLVEVKAISVNPVDTKVRQNVAPEGGAAKVLGWDVAGVVKSVGSEVTLFKAGDKVFYAGSIARAGGNSELHVVDERIVGHMPKTLGFAEAAALPLTAITAWELLFERLQIREGNTDEGQSLLIVGAAGGVGSILTQLASQLTGLKVIGTASRPQTRDWVNELGADLVIDHSQPLSEELKRAGLPHVTHVASLTQTDQHLDQLVEALAPQGKLALIDDPKSLDVTKLKRKSLSLHWEFMYTRSLFETPDMIEQHKLLNRVAELIDAGTLKTTVGEHFGKINASNLRRAHELLESGKAKGKIVLESF, encoded by the coding sequence ATGAAAGCCATCGCCTATTACGCATCGCTGCCGATCAGCGACGAAAAATCCCTGCAAGACATCGAACTGCCGGAGCCAGTGGCCGGCCCGCGCGACCTGTTGGTCGAAGTCAAAGCGATCTCGGTCAACCCGGTCGACACCAAGGTTCGCCAGAACGTCGCGCCAGAAGGCGGCGCCGCCAAAGTGCTGGGCTGGGATGTGGCCGGCGTGGTCAAGTCAGTCGGCAGTGAAGTGACGTTGTTCAAGGCCGGCGACAAGGTCTTCTACGCCGGCTCCATCGCCCGGGCTGGTGGCAACAGTGAACTGCATGTGGTGGATGAACGGATCGTCGGCCATATGCCGAAAACCCTCGGTTTCGCAGAGGCCGCCGCCCTGCCGCTGACCGCCATTACGGCGTGGGAGCTGTTGTTCGAACGCCTGCAAATCCGCGAAGGCAACACCGATGAAGGCCAGAGCCTGCTGATCGTCGGCGCGGCCGGTGGCGTGGGTTCGATCCTGACCCAACTGGCCAGCCAGCTGACCGGGCTCAAAGTGATCGGCACCGCCTCCCGTCCGCAAACCCGCGACTGGGTAAACGAGCTGGGCGCTGACCTGGTGATCGATCACAGCCAGCCGTTGAGCGAAGAACTGAAACGCGCCGGCCTCCCCCATGTGACCCACGTCGCCAGCCTGACTCAGACCGACCAGCATCTGGACCAACTGGTCGAGGCCCTGGCGCCGCAAGGCAAACTGGCGCTGATCGATGATCCGAAGTCGCTGGACGTGACCAAGCTCAAGCGCAAGAGCCTGTCGCTGCACTGGGAGTTCATGTACACCCGCTCGCTGTTCGAAACGCCGGACATGATCGAGCAGCACAAACTGCTCAACCGAGTGGCCGAGCTGATCGATGCCGGGACGTTGAAGACCACGGTGGGCGAGCACTTCGGCAAGATCAACGCGAGCAATCTGCGCCGTGCCCACGAATTGCTGGAAAGCGGCAAGGCCAAGGGGAAAATTGTTTTAGAAAGTTTCTAA